In the Engystomops pustulosus chromosome 2, aEngPut4.maternal, whole genome shotgun sequence genome, one interval contains:
- the FBXL3 gene encoding F-box/LRR-repeat protein 3 isoform X1 translates to MDSGEWMKRGRMASDTSIGLSVGEKGELSKKPKNPGDEATNPSKDHDWGNLLPDIILQIFQYLPLLDRAHASQVCRNWNHVFHMPDLWRCFEFELNQPATSYLKATHPDLIKQIIKRHSNHLQYVSFKVDSSKESAEAACDILSQLVNCSLKTLGLISTARPSFMDLPKSHFISALTVVFVNSKSLSSLKIDDTPVDDPSLKVLVANNSDTLKLLKMSSCPHVSPAGILCVADQCHGLRELALNYYLLSDELLLALSSEKHVRLEHLRIDVVSENPGQTHFHTIQKSSWDALIKHSPKVNLVMYFFLYEEEFDPFFRYETPVTHLYFGRSVSKEVLGRVGMTCPRLVELVVCANGLRPLDEELIRIAERCKSLTAIGLGECEVSCSAFVEFVKMCGGRLSQLSIMEEVLIPDQKYNLEQIHWEVSKHLGRVWFPDMMPTW, encoded by the exons atggactctgGTGAATG GATGAAAAGAGGAAGAATGGCCAGCGACACCAGCATTGGGTTGTCTGTCGGAGAGAAGGGGGAATTGtcaaaaaagccaaaaaatccAGGAGACGAGGCCACAAATCCATCCAAGGATCATGACTGGGGTAATCTACTTCCTGATATTATTCTGCAGATTTTTCAGTATTTGCCTCTTTTGGATCGTGCACATGCCTCACAAGTGTGCCGAAACTGGAACCACGTGTTTCACATGCCCGACCTCTGGAGATGCTTTGAATTTGAGCTCAATCAGCCGGCGACGTCTTATCTGAAGGCAACACATCCCGACCTGATCAAACAGATCATCAAGAGGCACTCCAACCACCTACAGTATGTCAGCTTCAAG gtTGATAGTAGTAAGGAATCGGCCGAAGCTGCATGTGATATTCTTTCACAACTTGTAAACTGCTCTCTGAAAACACTTGGACTTATATCGACTGCTCGACCCAGCTTTATGGATTTACCAAAG TCACACTTCATTTCTGCACTCACTGTTGTGTTTGTCAACTCAAAATCGCTCTCATCTCTTAAAATTGATGATACTCCGGTTGATGATCCATCTCTGAAAGTGCTGGTGGCTAACAATAGCGACACCTTAAAGCTCCTGAAAATGAGCAGTTGTCCACATGTCTCTCCTGCAG GAATTTTATGTGTAGCGGATCAGTGTCATGGTCTGCGGGAATTGGCTTTGAATTACTATTTACTGAGCGATGAGCTGCTCCTGGCATTGTCTTCTGAAAAACATGTGCGACTAGAACATCTACGCATTGATGTGGTCAGCGAGAACCCAGGACAAACGCACTTTCACACCATTCAGAAAAGCAGCTGGGATGCTCTGATAAAGCATTCTCCCAAGGTGAACCTGGTCATGTACTTTTTCCTCTATGAAGAAGAGTTTGATCCTTTTTTCCGCTATGAAACGCCGGTCACACACCTGTACTTTGGGAGATCTGTAAGCAAGGAAGTCCTGGGTCGTGTCGGGATGACCTGTCCTCGGCTCGTGGAGTTGGTTGTTTGTGCTAATGGACTTCGGCCCCTGGACGAAGAACTGATTCGCATTGCAGAGCGATGCAAGAGCCTGACAGCCATTGGACTCGGGGAGTGCGAGGTCTCTTGCTCTGCATTCGTAGAGTTTGTAAAGATGTGTGGTGGTCGCCTGTCCCAGCTTTCTATCATGGAGGAAGTTTTAATTCCTGATCAGAAGTATAACTTGGAGCAAATTCATTGGGAAGTTTCAAAGCACCTTGGGAGAGTCTGGTTTCCAGACATGATGCCGACTTGGTAG
- the FBXL3 gene encoding F-box/LRR-repeat protein 3 isoform X2, whose protein sequence is MKRGRMASDTSIGLSVGEKGELSKKPKNPGDEATNPSKDHDWGNLLPDIILQIFQYLPLLDRAHASQVCRNWNHVFHMPDLWRCFEFELNQPATSYLKATHPDLIKQIIKRHSNHLQYVSFKVDSSKESAEAACDILSQLVNCSLKTLGLISTARPSFMDLPKSHFISALTVVFVNSKSLSSLKIDDTPVDDPSLKVLVANNSDTLKLLKMSSCPHVSPAGILCVADQCHGLRELALNYYLLSDELLLALSSEKHVRLEHLRIDVVSENPGQTHFHTIQKSSWDALIKHSPKVNLVMYFFLYEEEFDPFFRYETPVTHLYFGRSVSKEVLGRVGMTCPRLVELVVCANGLRPLDEELIRIAERCKSLTAIGLGECEVSCSAFVEFVKMCGGRLSQLSIMEEVLIPDQKYNLEQIHWEVSKHLGRVWFPDMMPTW, encoded by the exons ATGAAAAGAGGAAGAATGGCCAGCGACACCAGCATTGGGTTGTCTGTCGGAGAGAAGGGGGAATTGtcaaaaaagccaaaaaatccAGGAGACGAGGCCACAAATCCATCCAAGGATCATGACTGGGGTAATCTACTTCCTGATATTATTCTGCAGATTTTTCAGTATTTGCCTCTTTTGGATCGTGCACATGCCTCACAAGTGTGCCGAAACTGGAACCACGTGTTTCACATGCCCGACCTCTGGAGATGCTTTGAATTTGAGCTCAATCAGCCGGCGACGTCTTATCTGAAGGCAACACATCCCGACCTGATCAAACAGATCATCAAGAGGCACTCCAACCACCTACAGTATGTCAGCTTCAAG gtTGATAGTAGTAAGGAATCGGCCGAAGCTGCATGTGATATTCTTTCACAACTTGTAAACTGCTCTCTGAAAACACTTGGACTTATATCGACTGCTCGACCCAGCTTTATGGATTTACCAAAG TCACACTTCATTTCTGCACTCACTGTTGTGTTTGTCAACTCAAAATCGCTCTCATCTCTTAAAATTGATGATACTCCGGTTGATGATCCATCTCTGAAAGTGCTGGTGGCTAACAATAGCGACACCTTAAAGCTCCTGAAAATGAGCAGTTGTCCACATGTCTCTCCTGCAG GAATTTTATGTGTAGCGGATCAGTGTCATGGTCTGCGGGAATTGGCTTTGAATTACTATTTACTGAGCGATGAGCTGCTCCTGGCATTGTCTTCTGAAAAACATGTGCGACTAGAACATCTACGCATTGATGTGGTCAGCGAGAACCCAGGACAAACGCACTTTCACACCATTCAGAAAAGCAGCTGGGATGCTCTGATAAAGCATTCTCCCAAGGTGAACCTGGTCATGTACTTTTTCCTCTATGAAGAAGAGTTTGATCCTTTTTTCCGCTATGAAACGCCGGTCACACACCTGTACTTTGGGAGATCTGTAAGCAAGGAAGTCCTGGGTCGTGTCGGGATGACCTGTCCTCGGCTCGTGGAGTTGGTTGTTTGTGCTAATGGACTTCGGCCCCTGGACGAAGAACTGATTCGCATTGCAGAGCGATGCAAGAGCCTGACAGCCATTGGACTCGGGGAGTGCGAGGTCTCTTGCTCTGCATTCGTAGAGTTTGTAAAGATGTGTGGTGGTCGCCTGTCCCAGCTTTCTATCATGGAGGAAGTTTTAATTCCTGATCAGAAGTATAACTTGGAGCAAATTCATTGGGAAGTTTCAAAGCACCTTGGGAGAGTCTGGTTTCCAGACATGATGCCGACTTGGTAG